The proteins below come from a single Prochlorococcus marinus CUG1415 genomic window:
- a CDS encoding LD-carboxypeptidase, which translates to MVFRLKKGDLIEIVTPGSFIDEEENYQKGIEILKNWGLEINENNSLSKKFGYFAGDDLTRFEELEKVQNSKLIIFAKGGWGSARILEKEPSWQHGLMLGFSDTCSLLLSKYSQGFMGSIHGPMVTSLYKEPEWSLERLRNLLFEGYVEDIRGIPLRGGKAKGNIIVSNLTIATFLIGTNHFPDCRGKIIIFEDINEDIYKIDRMLTYLRMTKTLTEIAGIGFGSFSNNSFDLEWKDLLKNCIIERLQEFNFPILFDLPIGHISGNACIPLGYEATLNGDNGILSINKSF; encoded by the coding sequence ATGGTTTTTAGATTAAAAAAAGGTGATCTAATCGAAATTGTAACTCCAGGCTCCTTTATTGATGAAGAAGAAAATTATCAAAAAGGCATAGAAATATTAAAAAACTGGGGCTTGGAAATTAATGAAAATAATTCTCTATCAAAAAAATTTGGTTATTTTGCAGGCGATGATCTAACTAGATTTGAAGAACTGGAAAAAGTACAAAATAGTAAGCTAATCATTTTTGCAAAAGGAGGCTGGGGTTCAGCAAGAATATTAGAAAAAGAACCTTCTTGGCAGCATGGGTTAATGCTGGGATTCTCAGATACATGTTCTTTATTATTATCTAAATATTCTCAAGGATTTATGGGTTCTATTCATGGGCCTATGGTTACAAGCCTTTACAAAGAGCCAGAGTGGAGTCTTGAGAGATTAAGAAATTTACTTTTTGAGGGATATGTTGAGGACATTAGAGGGATTCCTTTAAGAGGTGGAAAAGCGAAAGGAAATATTATAGTTTCTAACTTAACTATTGCTACTTTTTTAATTGGGACTAATCACTTTCCAGATTGCAGAGGGAAAATAATAATTTTTGAAGATATTAATGAAGATATTTATAAAATTGATCGCATGTTGACTTACCTCAGGATGACTAAAACACTTACTGAAATTGCGGGTATTGGATTCGGAAGTTTTTCTAATAATTCCTTCGACCTTGAATGGAAAGATTTACTAAAAAACTGCATTATTGAAAGACTCCAAGAGTTTAATTTTCCTATTCTTTTTGACCTCCCCATAGGCCACATCTCAGGGAATGCATGCATCCCGTTAGGGTATGAAGCAACCTTAAATGGTGATAACGGCATTCTTAGTATCAATAAATCTTTTTAA
- a CDS encoding 4-hydroxybenzoate polyprenyltransferase: MKYTIGYMQNKNRELKLSTFFELLRWNKPTGRIILLIPAGWSLYLTPNANPTFLMLLRIILGGLVVSGLGCVVNDIWDKKIDQRVFRTKNRPLAANKIGLKAAYSILFFLILFSFFLTLSLPQPGRLLSILLAFLALPIILIYPSAKRWFKYPQLILSICWGFAVLIPWAANEGNLNSIVLLFCWLATIFWTFGFDTIYALADKKYDIKIGINSSAVNLQNNTRITIQICYFLTSSFLALCGFINQMDFIFWPIWLITSILMQRDILKVFPEEKQSIKNIGNHFKNQSIYGGVLLFGIIIAS, translated from the coding sequence ATGAAATATACAATAGGTTATATGCAAAATAAAAATCGAGAACTTAAATTAAGTACTTTTTTTGAATTATTAAGGTGGAATAAGCCTACTGGAAGAATAATCTTACTTATTCCTGCTGGATGGAGTTTATATTTAACACCAAATGCTAATCCAACATTTTTAATGTTGTTAAGAATAATCCTGGGAGGACTAGTAGTAAGTGGATTAGGCTGCGTGGTTAATGATATTTGGGATAAAAAAATTGATCAAAGAGTTTTTAGGACAAAAAATAGACCTCTAGCTGCAAATAAAATCGGTCTTAAAGCGGCTTATTCAATTCTTTTCTTTTTAATTTTATTTAGTTTCTTTTTAACTTTGTCACTACCTCAACCTGGAAGGCTCCTTTCCATTTTACTTGCTTTTTTAGCTTTACCTATTATTTTAATTTATCCTTCTGCCAAAAGATGGTTTAAATATCCTCAATTAATATTATCCATCTGCTGGGGTTTTGCTGTCTTAATTCCCTGGGCAGCAAATGAAGGCAATTTGAATAGTATTGTTTTATTGTTTTGCTGGCTAGCTACCATTTTTTGGACTTTTGGTTTTGACACGATTTATGCTTTAGCAGATAAAAAATATGATATCAAAATTGGAATAAATAGTTCCGCTGTTAACCTCCAGAACAATACAAGAATAACTATTCAAATTTGTTATTTTTTAACTTCTAGTTTTCTTGCATTATGCGGATTTATTAATCAAATGGATTTTATTTTTTGGCCAATTTGGCTTATAACGTCAATCTTAATGCAGAGAGATATACTAAAGGTATTTCCTGAGGAAAAGCAATCAATAAAAAATATTGGGAATCACTTCAAAAATCAATCAATTTATGGAGGAGTACTTTTATTTGGAATCATTATTGCCTCATAA
- a CDS encoding Ppx/GppA phosphatase family protein — MIQKQDLRYFQEKQILVASIDIGTNSTHLLVAEINLELKSFSIKFTDKSTTRLGERDEEGNLTEESIQRALVTLKRFKEYCKSNGVKQIVTAATSAVREAPNGQDFIRRVLDETEIQIELISGSEEARLIYLGVLSGMAFEDQSYVIIDIGGGSTELILADKKDAIALTSSRVGAVRLKNDFLNKEPLNSERSKFLTTFIQGSLEPSVRKIKSRSKGDKSLSMIATSGTATSLGNLILDDLGESKQKLHGYKFKRENLQNVLEKLINMPVSEIKKIPSLSERRAEIIIPGALILNTAMDMLNFNELAISERALREGLVVDWMLRKGIIKNELNIQSNIRKTTIVHQARKFGVDSKRAEKVIDIAFQIYDQTKNIFHSDNDSKAKEFLWAASNLYNCGKYVNVGSYHKHSWYLIKNCELLGYSEAETNIIASIARYHRKTLPKKRHESWQNLISKEDKTLVLEMSLILRLAASLDQRPDKVISSVQIKLKENLLTFELLPLNRNNDLLLEKWNLGLCRNVIKELKNLYLKVI, encoded by the coding sequence ATGATACAGAAACAAGATTTAAGATATTTTCAAGAAAAGCAAATTTTAGTAGCTTCGATAGATATTGGAACTAACTCTACACATCTCTTGGTAGCAGAAATCAATCTAGAATTAAAATCATTTTCAATAAAATTTACTGATAAATCAACCACTCGTCTTGGAGAAAGAGATGAGGAGGGTAATCTTACTGAAGAATCAATCCAAAGAGCATTAGTTACTCTTAAGCGATTTAAGGAATATTGTAAAAGTAATGGAGTAAAACAAATAGTAACAGCAGCAACAAGTGCAGTTAGGGAAGCGCCAAACGGTCAAGATTTTATTAGAAGAGTTCTTGATGAAACTGAGATTCAAATAGAATTGATAAGTGGTTCTGAGGAAGCCAGATTAATTTATCTTGGTGTTCTTTCTGGGATGGCTTTTGAAGACCAATCTTATGTAATCATAGATATTGGAGGAGGATCTACAGAATTAATACTTGCAGATAAAAAAGATGCAATAGCTCTTACCAGTTCTAGAGTTGGTGCGGTAAGACTTAAGAATGATTTTTTAAATAAAGAACCTTTAAATTCAGAAAGATCGAAGTTTCTAACAACTTTTATTCAAGGCTCTTTGGAACCATCCGTTCGAAAAATAAAGAGTAGATCTAAGGGAGATAAGTCTTTATCTATGATTGCAACAAGTGGCACTGCAACTTCATTAGGAAATTTGATTTTAGATGATTTAGGAGAATCTAAACAAAAGTTGCATGGTTATAAATTTAAAAGGGAAAATTTACAGAATGTATTGGAAAAACTAATTAATATGCCAGTTTCGGAAATCAAGAAAATACCTTCATTAAGTGAGAGAAGAGCAGAAATAATTATTCCAGGTGCATTGATATTAAATACTGCAATGGATATGTTGAACTTTAATGAATTAGCAATAAGTGAGAGGGCGCTTAGAGAGGGTTTAGTTGTTGATTGGATGCTTCGTAAAGGGATAATAAAAAATGAGTTAAATATTCAAAGCAATATTAGAAAAACAACGATAGTTCATCAGGCTAGAAAGTTTGGAGTAGATAGTAAAAGGGCTGAGAAAGTTATCGATATTGCCTTTCAAATCTATGATCAGACTAAAAATATTTTTCATAGCGATAATGATTCTAAAGCTAAAGAATTTCTTTGGGCAGCTTCTAATCTTTATAATTGTGGGAAATACGTGAATGTTGGTTCATATCACAAACACTCTTGGTACTTAATAAAAAATTGTGAGTTGTTGGGATATTCTGAAGCAGAAACAAATATTATTGCTTCGATAGCTAGATACCATAGAAAGACTCTACCCAAGAAAAGACATGAGTCTTGGCAAAATTTAATATCCAAAGAAGATAAAACATTAGTTCTTGAAATGTCATTAATTTTGAGACTAGCAGCATCTCTTGATCAAAGACCTGATAAGGTAATCTCCTCAGTTCAAATAAAATTGAAGGAAAATCTTCTTACCTTTGAACTTTTACCTTTAAATAGAAACAATGATCTTCTACTTGAAAAATGGAACTTAGGATTATGCCGTAATGTAATAAAAGAACTAAAGAATTTGTATTTAAAAGTTATTTAG
- a CDS encoding helix-turn-helix domain-containing protein, with amino-acid sequence MKEIKSNPEGNNKKEQSSLKRIGNFIKEARLSRDQSVEELASDLKIGSHQLKAIEEGNEEELPEKVFIKAMIRRISQKLKLDTEFIMNEFKTERQEIKIEQIVEKVAKKTNKTVQSNELSPPGFWIFILISGFLGLVASSLIFNLFSESFQNQTPKQELIKKN; translated from the coding sequence TTGAAAGAAATAAAATCTAATCCAGAAGGCAATAATAAAAAAGAACAATCCTCTTTAAAGAGAATTGGAAATTTTATTAAAGAGGCAAGGTTAAGTAGAGATCAATCTGTTGAAGAATTGGCTTCTGATTTAAAAATTGGATCTCATCAACTTAAAGCCATTGAAGAAGGCAATGAAGAAGAGCTACCTGAAAAAGTATTTATCAAAGCAATGATTCGTAGAATTTCACAGAAGCTGAAACTTGATACAGAATTTATAATGAATGAATTCAAGACTGAGAGGCAAGAGATAAAAATAGAACAAATAGTTGAAAAAGTGGCTAAAAAAACTAATAAAACTGTACAATCTAATGAACTAAGTCCACCAGGGTTTTGGATATTTATTTTAATCTCAGGCTTTCTTGGACTAGTCGCCTCATCCTTAATTTTCAATTTATTTTCAGAGTCTTTTCAGAATCAAACTCCAAAACAAGAACTTATTAAAAAAAACTAA
- the cobM gene encoding precorrin-4 C(11)-methyltransferase, whose product MDKKISFIGVGPGDPDLLTLKALKKIKIADVIIWTDSLIPEKILDFSKEGSENIKTSSLNLEQITSIMIKKFQEGKTVIRLHDGDPCLFGAIREQIEILKKEKIEIEVIPGVSAFQVAAAYHEAELTIPDVTQTIILTRAGGRTGMPEKESLKDLAKHNSSLCLYLSARHVKRSQETLLEFYPPETKVIVGFRVSWDDGWTSLIELKDMENFSIEKKLIRTTIYIISPAINNSQNRSNLYNPSYRHLFRNK is encoded by the coding sequence ATGGATAAAAAAATATCCTTTATTGGCGTTGGTCCCGGCGACCCCGATTTATTAACACTAAAAGCTTTAAAAAAGATAAAAATTGCAGATGTCATTATTTGGACTGATTCTCTAATTCCTGAAAAGATTTTAGATTTTTCAAAAGAAGGTTCTGAAAATATAAAAACGAGTTCGCTCAACTTAGAGCAAATCACCTCAATTATGATAAAAAAATTTCAAGAAGGGAAAACTGTTATAAGATTGCATGATGGAGATCCTTGTCTTTTTGGCGCGATTAGAGAACAAATAGAAATTTTAAAAAAAGAAAAAATTGAAATCGAAGTTATTCCAGGTGTAAGTGCTTTTCAAGTCGCAGCAGCATATCATGAAGCTGAGTTAACTATCCCTGACGTAACGCAAACAATAATTTTAACAAGAGCAGGAGGAAGAACTGGTATGCCCGAGAAAGAATCTCTGAAAGATCTTGCGAAACACAATTCCTCTTTATGCCTTTATCTAAGTGCTAGGCATGTAAAAAGGTCTCAAGAAACTTTACTAGAGTTTTATCCCCCAGAAACTAAAGTTATTGTTGGATTCAGAGTATCTTGGGATGATGGTTGGACATCATTAATAGAATTAAAAGATATGGAAAATTTTTCTATTGAAAAAAAATTAATTAGAACTACTATTTACATAATTAGTCCAGCAATTAATAATTCTCAAAACAGGTCTAATCTATACAATCCATCATATAGACATCTCTTTAGAAATAAATAA
- the lgt gene encoding prolipoprotein diacylglyceryl transferase, which translates to MLIFQAFIQSPGETFLNLGFLTIRWYGLLISVSVLIGLFVSKKLAKARNINPQYISEILPSLIIFSIIGARAYYVIFEWRQYSGENFFTSLELFNNTIQIPSFLAVWEGGIAIHGGLIGGLLSIIYFCKSKSIHLKTFIDILIPSIILGQSIGRWGNFFNNEAFGVPTNLPWKLFIPIQNRPLEFINYEFFHPTFLYESLWNFLIFILLIFIFNKQNKTDFFRPGFISCLYLISYSFGRFWIEGLRTDPLCIGGLPPFCSGGIRMAQFISIFLFSSGLIGIFFLRLRTYSGKNRKNG; encoded by the coding sequence ATGCTTATATTTCAAGCTTTTATACAATCTCCAGGTGAAACATTTTTAAATTTAGGATTTCTTACAATTAGATGGTATGGATTGCTAATTTCGGTTTCAGTTTTAATAGGCCTATTTGTCTCTAAAAAACTTGCCAAGGCAAGGAATATTAACCCACAGTACATTAGTGAAATACTTCCATCATTAATAATCTTTTCAATAATTGGAGCTAGAGCTTATTACGTAATTTTTGAGTGGAGGCAATATAGCGGAGAGAACTTTTTTACTTCTTTAGAACTATTCAATAACACCATTCAAATACCTTCTTTTCTGGCAGTTTGGGAAGGAGGCATAGCAATCCATGGAGGTCTAATTGGAGGATTATTATCTATTATTTATTTCTGTAAGTCGAAAAGCATTCATTTAAAAACTTTTATAGATATATTAATACCCTCAATTATTCTTGGACAATCTATAGGAAGGTGGGGGAATTTTTTCAATAATGAAGCCTTTGGGGTGCCTACGAATTTGCCTTGGAAATTATTTATACCTATCCAAAATAGGCCTTTAGAATTTATTAATTACGAATTTTTTCATCCTACTTTTCTCTATGAGTCATTGTGGAATTTTTTAATATTCATCCTCCTTATTTTTATCTTTAATAAACAGAATAAAACTGATTTTTTTAGGCCTGGCTTTATTAGCTGTCTTTATTTAATAAGTTATAGCTTTGGAAGATTCTGGATTGAAGGTTTAAGAACTGACCCACTATGTATTGGTGGGCTTCCGCCTTTCTGTAGTGGCGGTATAAGAATGGCTCAATTTATAAGTATTTTTCTATTTTCTTCTGGATTAATTGGAATATTTTTTTTAAGATTAAGAACATATAGTGGTAAAAACAGAAAGAATGGATAA
- the petA gene encoding cytochrome f: MRKTTLFIFTMLFISSIVLYPKTTFAYPFWAQQNYESPREATGKIVCANCHLAQMPTIAEVPQSVGADSVFKAVVKIPYKNDLKEIGADGSEVPLQVGAVVMLPDGFKLAPQERWTEEIKEETEGVYFTNYSEEKDNIIIVGPLPGDTNKEIVFPVLSPDPSTNKEYHYGKYSLHIGGNRGRGQVYPTGEKSNNLVFTSSTSGTINSIETIEDGSYKVNIENDEGEITTEAVPAGPQLIVKEQDKINAGDPLTNDPNVGGFGQLDAEVVLQSPYRVIGLIAFFIGVGLTQILLVLKKKQVEKVQAAEGI, translated from the coding sequence ATGAGAAAAACAACTTTATTCATCTTCACAATGCTCTTCATTTCGAGTATTGTACTTTATCCTAAGACCACTTTTGCTTATCCATTTTGGGCTCAGCAAAACTATGAATCCCCAAGAGAAGCTACAGGAAAGATAGTCTGTGCGAATTGTCATCTAGCTCAAATGCCTACTATTGCAGAGGTTCCGCAATCTGTGGGTGCTGATAGTGTTTTTAAAGCTGTTGTAAAAATACCTTACAAAAATGACTTAAAAGAGATCGGAGCTGATGGTTCTGAAGTTCCATTACAAGTTGGCGCCGTTGTAATGCTGCCTGATGGCTTTAAACTTGCCCCACAAGAAAGATGGACTGAAGAAATCAAAGAGGAAACAGAAGGGGTTTATTTCACTAATTACAGCGAAGAGAAAGATAATATCATCATCGTTGGTCCTTTGCCTGGGGATACTAATAAAGAAATCGTTTTCCCTGTACTTTCGCCTGATCCATCCACTAATAAAGAATATCACTATGGGAAATACTCGTTACATATAGGAGGTAATAGAGGTAGAGGTCAGGTATACCCAACTGGAGAGAAAAGCAATAATTTAGTTTTCACCTCTTCCACCTCAGGAACTATTAATTCAATAGAAACAATTGAAGATGGCAGCTATAAGGTCAATATAGAAAACGATGAAGGAGAGATAACTACTGAAGCAGTTCCTGCTGGTCCTCAACTTATCGTAAAAGAACAAGACAAAATTAATGCAGGAGATCCACTTACTAATGATCCTAACGTTGGCGGCTTTGGGCAATTAGATGCTGAAGTTGTACTTCAAAGCCCTTACAGAGTAATTGGATTAATTGCATTCTTTATTGGTGTAGGGCTAACACAAATACTTTTAGTATTAAAGAAAAAACAAGTAGAAAAAGTGCAAGCAGCAGAGGGTATCTAA
- the petC gene encoding cytochrome b6-f complex iron-sulfur subunit codes for MTQLSSNDVPSMGRRQFMNLLTFGTATGVALGALYPVANYFMPLRAGGGGGGTSAKDELGNPVTKTGWLANHQAGDRSLVQGLKGDPTYLIVNEGGEIGEFGLNAICTHLGCVVPWDSGANKFICPCHGSQYDTNGKVVRGPAPLSLALAHVDIEDDAVLVKQWSETDFRTNENPWWA; via the coding sequence ATGACTCAATTAAGTTCCAATGATGTCCCTTCAATGGGGCGAAGGCAATTTATGAATCTTCTTACATTTGGTACTGCCACTGGTGTAGCTTTAGGAGCCCTCTACCCAGTAGCTAATTATTTCATGCCTTTAAGAGCAGGAGGAGGCGGTGGTGGAACTTCTGCTAAAGATGAATTAGGGAATCCAGTAACTAAGACAGGTTGGTTGGCCAACCATCAAGCAGGTGACAGAAGCCTAGTGCAGGGTCTCAAAGGTGATCCAACTTATTTAATAGTTAATGAGGGTGGGGAAATAGGAGAATTTGGTTTAAATGCAATTTGTACACATTTAGGTTGCGTTGTCCCATGGGATAGTGGAGCTAATAAATTTATATGTCCTTGTCATGGTAGTCAGTACGATACAAATGGGAAGGTAGTCAGAGGTCCTGCTCCTTTATCTTTAGCACTGGCTCATGTAGATATTGAAGATGATGCCGTACTTGTCAAACAATGGTCAGAAACAGACTTTAGAACCAATGAAAATCCTTGGTGGGCATAA
- a CDS encoding DUF3067 family protein — protein sequence MKPLLVDEVIHYLIHRWGKKYDFRLFRRGKFVYFQMMWGFLGQESFPLSEVEYKKSIADKIEILNRGGYSEEVREWLKKVNARPRLGRAVSLQLNINEKMKEFLT from the coding sequence ATGAAACCATTACTAGTTGATGAAGTTATTCATTATTTGATTCATCGCTGGGGAAAAAAATATGACTTTAGACTCTTTAGAAGAGGAAAATTTGTCTATTTTCAAATGATGTGGGGATTCCTTGGACAGGAATCATTTCCTCTAAGTGAAGTTGAATATAAAAAATCGATAGCTGATAAAATCGAAATTTTAAATAGAGGTGGATACTCAGAAGAAGTAAGGGAATGGCTAAAGAAAGTCAATGCTAGGCCAAGGTTAGGTAGAGCTGTCAGCTTGCAATTAAATATTAATGAGAAGATGAAAGAGTTTTTGACTTGA
- the tatC gene encoding twin-arginine translocase subunit TatC gives MKGESQSENKLSDSITFSDHLEELRQRILNSIYSILISIFFSFLTIKPLISFLEIPAGDIHLLQLAPGEFLFVAIKVAGYSGLIVSMPYIFYQIILFISPGLTKQEKSLILPAVFGSGLLFFLGLIFSWWILVPAAINFFITFGADIVEPTWSIERYFDFVLLLMSSTALAFQLPVLQFILGSLGIITTEKMISNWKIVVISSAILSAVITPSTDPLTMSLLSISIVFLFFVGTGLTYLSENLKSKTLSSSH, from the coding sequence ATGAAAGGTGAAAGTCAGAGCGAAAATAAACTATCAGACTCGATCACTTTTAGTGATCATTTAGAAGAGCTTCGTCAAAGAATACTAAACTCAATTTACTCAATACTTATTTCAATATTCTTTAGTTTTTTAACTATAAAGCCATTAATATCTTTTTTAGAAATCCCAGCTGGTGATATTCATTTACTACAACTTGCTCCAGGAGAGTTTTTATTTGTAGCTATTAAAGTTGCAGGTTACAGCGGATTAATAGTTTCTATGCCTTATATTTTTTATCAAATAATATTGTTCATTTCCCCTGGATTAACAAAACAAGAAAAAAGCCTTATTTTGCCCGCAGTTTTTGGCTCAGGTCTTCTATTTTTTTTGGGATTAATTTTTTCATGGTGGATATTAGTTCCTGCCGCCATAAATTTCTTTATTACTTTTGGTGCTGACATTGTTGAACCAACATGGTCGATAGAGAGATATTTTGATTTCGTTCTTTTATTAATGTCTAGCACTGCATTAGCTTTTCAATTACCAGTATTACAATTTATTCTTGGTTCTCTTGGAATAATTACTACAGAGAAAATGATTTCGAATTGGAAAATAGTTGTAATCTCCTCCGCAATCTTATCTGCAGTGATTACCCCTTCAACAGACCCATTGACAATGTCATTGCTATCTATATCAATTGTATTTTTATTTTTTGTGGGTACTGGATTAACTTACTTATCAGAAAATCTCAAGTCAAAAACTCTTTCATCTTCTCATTAA
- a CDS encoding Rqc2 family fibronectin-binding protein, which produces MDITTIKSVLHDLSKNILPTKFETAQQPEPNTMQLCFRGVDSQTWLEVSWNGNSPRILKINKPEKIGRESTLSKQIRYGLKYMALVSINQDDFERVIKFGFAKKPGDEISKYLIFELMGKHSNIFYLDDKHKIIAVGKQINSSQSSFRTISTGSIYSGPPANLKKQPREDESFQSWKESISTVPESLKYCLINTYQGVSPILTKQLEILSNTSDSEIMEKNIDFISDANLKEIFKSWKIWINRFKNNNFNFSIFNKFFYCVWFLDKEINCENKIDLCTSLENYYDYHLKQQKLEFLVKKIEGMISKQTNNEKKNLNFQYDLLLKSENHEVYKEKADNIFTTNEIKKQDIIRGQKLYKKSKKLKRSRELIKERLNIYKTNLARLDEFTTLLENLNSFNNEEIFVEIKLLEEIMDELCNEFNIYLKKPREDKKNTSDIESCPIEVDTPTGLRLQVGRNMRQNDLISFKFSKKGDLWFHAQESPGSHVVLKSSSQAASEQDLQIAADLAALFSKAKRNIKVPISLVKIKDLQKIKKGGPGCVSFKNVEIVWGNPTRGEDYIKKNLKRVI; this is translated from the coding sequence ATGGATATTACAACGATTAAATCTGTCTTGCATGATTTATCAAAGAATATTTTACCTACAAAGTTTGAAACTGCCCAACAACCAGAGCCTAATACAATGCAATTATGTTTTCGAGGAGTTGATTCTCAAACTTGGTTAGAAGTTTCATGGAATGGTAACTCTCCAAGAATACTAAAGATAAATAAGCCAGAAAAGATTGGAAGAGAAAGCACACTTTCTAAACAAATAAGATACGGCTTAAAATATATGGCTTTAGTTTCGATTAATCAAGATGATTTTGAGAGAGTTATAAAATTTGGTTTTGCAAAAAAACCTGGAGATGAAATTAGCAAGTATTTAATTTTTGAGTTAATGGGAAAACATAGTAATATTTTTTATTTGGATGATAAACATAAAATAATCGCAGTAGGTAAACAAATTAATTCAAGTCAATCTAGTTTCAGAACAATTTCAACAGGATCAATTTATTCTGGCCCTCCAGCTAATCTTAAAAAACAACCTAGAGAAGATGAGTCTTTTCAATCATGGAAAGAATCAATTTCAACAGTGCCTGAGTCTTTGAAATACTGCTTAATAAATACCTACCAAGGAGTAAGCCCTATCCTCACAAAACAATTAGAAATCTTAAGTAATACTAGCGATTCGGAAATAATGGAAAAAAATATTGATTTCATTAGCGATGCAAACTTAAAGGAGATATTTAAAAGTTGGAAGATATGGATAAATAGGTTTAAAAACAATAACTTTAACTTTTCCATATTTAATAAATTTTTTTATTGCGTTTGGTTTTTAGATAAAGAAATTAACTGTGAAAATAAAATAGATTTATGCACCAGTTTAGAGAATTATTATGATTATCATTTAAAACAACAAAAACTTGAATTCTTAGTAAAAAAAATTGAAGGGATGATTTCGAAACAAACAAATAATGAGAAAAAGAATTTAAATTTTCAATATGATCTCCTGTTAAAGTCAGAAAACCACGAAGTATATAAAGAAAAAGCTGATAATATATTCACTACTAATGAGATCAAAAAACAAGATATTATTAGAGGACAAAAACTATATAAGAAATCAAAAAAACTAAAAAGATCTAGAGAATTGATAAAAGAAAGGCTAAATATTTATAAAACTAATTTAGCTAGATTAGATGAATTCACTACACTTCTAGAAAATCTAAATTCTTTCAATAATGAAGAGATTTTTGTGGAAATTAAATTACTAGAAGAGATTATGGACGAACTTTGTAACGAGTTTAATATTTATCTAAAGAAGCCAAGAGAAGATAAGAAAAATACATCTGATATAGAATCTTGCCCAATTGAAGTTGACACCCCCACAGGATTGAGGCTTCAGGTAGGGAGAAATATGAGGCAAAATGATTTAATAAGTTTTAAGTTTTCCAAAAAAGGTGATCTATGGTTTCATGCACAGGAATCTCCAGGAAGTCATGTAGTTTTAAAGTCTTCATCTCAAGCAGCATCTGAACAAGATCTTCAAATCGCTGCAGATTTAGCTGCTTTATTTAGTAAGGCAAAAAGAAACATTAAAGTTCCAATTAGTTTAGTCAAGATTAAAGATTTGCAAAAAATAAAAAAAGGTGGGCCAGGATGCGTTTCATTTAAAAATGTAGAGATTGTTTGGGGAAACCCTACAAGAGGAGAAGATTACATTAAAAAAAACCTTAAAAGAGTAATTTAG
- the gmk gene encoding guanylate kinase: MKNLKKLIILTGPSGVGKGTVVKEILGKDKDISLSISATTREPRVGEKEGENYYFLNQEKFKKMIEQNLFLEWAEFAGNYYGTPLSSVKEKINNGLTVLLEIEVEGAKQIKEKFPESLSLFLLPPDKKELERRIRNRGTEKEEAIKKRLFRANYEMSLSNQFDFELINHNVDETAERIIKIIRS, from the coding sequence ATGAAAAACCTAAAAAAACTCATTATCCTTACTGGACCTAGCGGGGTGGGCAAAGGAACTGTTGTCAAAGAAATCTTAGGTAAAGATAAAGATATTTCGCTTTCAATATCTGCAACTACTAGAGAACCTAGAGTGGGAGAGAAGGAGGGAGAAAATTATTACTTTTTGAATCAAGAAAAATTTAAAAAAATGATTGAACAAAATCTTTTTCTTGAATGGGCTGAATTTGCTGGAAACTATTATGGAACTCCTTTATCTTCTGTTAAGGAGAAAATTAATAATGGATTAACAGTATTACTTGAAATTGAAGTGGAGGGCGCAAAACAAATTAAAGAAAAGTTTCCTGAGTCTCTTTCATTATTTTTACTTCCTCCGGATAAAAAAGAGTTAGAGAGAAGAATAAGAAATAGGGGCACAGAAAAAGAAGAGGCAATTAAAAAAAGACTCTTCAGGGCTAATTATGAGATGTCGTTATCAAATCAATTTGATTTTGAATTAATAAATCACAATGTTGATGAAACAGCTGAGAGAATAATCAAGATAATTAGGTCTTGA
- the psaJ gene encoding photosystem I reaction center subunit IX yields MFKIFSTKYMRSAPVVSAIWLTLTAGIIIEFNRYFPDLLFHPMSLG; encoded by the coding sequence ATGTTCAAAATTTTCAGTACTAAATACATGAGATCAGCTCCTGTAGTATCAGCGATCTGGTTGACTTTAACAGCAGGAATTATCATTGAATTTAATAGATATTTTCCTGATTTATTATTCCATCCAATGAGCTTGGGCTGA